CTGTGGGGCTTCGATGGCTGCACTTAAactggcactggcactggcactggcaTTAGCAGTGCCAGCCAGCTGGCGAACGAGTGCCAGCCAGCTCGATTACATCGATCTTGACTAGAATAGTGCGTTTTGAAGAGTCTAGTGTCTGCGCATTTAAGCGAGGGGAGTTCATCCCGTCTTGCAGAAGTTGGCACAGTCAAACATGCAATGTCAACACTCTTTCATGGGAGTTTGAGGCAGTCACATTTTCCACAGTAAGATGATGAAATACGAGAATAATTCATGGCCTTTTACAACAATAACGGCCTACAATCATGACTAGGTATTTGGATGTCCTGAGATTCTCCTTGGTCCGATGCACTGCTACCCCAACTCTGTGCATTCGCTGTTATCCCGATCAGATATCTAGCTTGCAATGAGATCGGTACATTCCGTAGCATTCCTCGTGTTCAAAAACTCATATCCATGTGTGCCCTGATTGAAGTGCTTAGGACTCATCAGAGGCGGGAGCGTCTATGGGGGAGAAGTCAGTAAATGGTGCAGAAAGGGTAACCAAGGTTCTCATACCGGAAAGAGAGTTGGAAgactcagcagcagcctcgtcCGGTTCCTCCTTCGGCTCTtgctcttccttcttgaccttACGCTTGGTAGCGGaagccttggccttgggcttgggctcctcgtcatcgtcagactccttcttggccttggctcGAGGAGTTCGGGGCTTTTTGGCACTGCCGGCGGTTTCACCCTTGGCCTTGCGCTTGCTAGGAGTAGTGGGAGTAGCAGGAGGGGTGTCGGTCTTCCCATCTCCGTTGTTGGCGGCGGCGAGAGCACCAGGGCGAGAGATTCCATGGGCCTTGAGCATGCGCTCGTATCGCTTCTGGCTGTTGGGTCACGAGTCAGCATTTTTAGTGGTGAAGAAGGAAGGGAGGTACTTACGCAGCGGCCTTGGTGACGATGTCCAGCTCATCAGCGACGGCCTGGAAGTCAGGCTGAACCTGTTAGTGTCGGAAGCGAGAACATATTGGGTTGTATGAACTTACTCGGCCGTTGCTGGTATGTCCAATGCAGGACACGAGGAACTTGACCTGGTCGATAGGCTCCTGCTTAGACATGATGACGGATATTGAGTCTAGATAGAGTGAGCGATAAACACAAGCTGACAGTGATATGAGGATATAAAATGAGATGAAGGTGCATACAGTGTTTGATGTCGGTGTTATGGTTGAGTGTGCTGACGATCAAGCGTAAACAGGAGGGTGGATGGTGGGAGGATgaaaggttggaggagaCGAGGGGGATTCAAGTTACAAGCAGGTAAACAAACAGTAAACTGGTTTGTACGGTGCACTGAGATAAACGCTGGCGCTACCACGGACAAGGCAACAGTTTACTGCTAGTGACTTGGAAGACGAGACGAAGAGGCAGCAGCCAAACATAATACTCAACCACCTTTTCTCATACGTGACGTCTAGGAACGCATGGAACGTAGCAATGCAATCAAAGTCACCCCAGTAACCAAATATCAAAATCACTATTCAAAGTAACTCGCATGTGGGTGTCTCTGATATGACAGTCGCTGCCAGCTGCCAGCTTTAACACTGGTACGGAAGTACCAAGAGCGCCCGATTGCCTGCacattacctaggtacctagcccTTGAGGCACTCACAAACTCATTAGAACATGAGCCCGTCCTAAAAGATGTTTCGGGGCTCACAAATGGTATTTCGTAAAACTGAGGTGCCCAAGACAGCCATTCAGGGGTAGGTCCACCTCCATGGTGTACAGCGACACTCAGTAATATTTTCAtgtattaaataattaattatgaAAAAAAAATCCTGTATTGGAAACTTTAGTTCTTCTTCGCCATGATGCATGTGTtcataataattattttgaGTAGTCTGATGTACCGCTCTAATGTGAACTTGAAATCGATGGCTTAACACTTGTAATCAACGTCAGATTCACTGCTTCATATATTTTATCAAACTCCTAGTGTCATTGTTCCTATCATCGAGGATATCTAGCCAGATCTCTTTGATACTAgctctgatgatgatgttgtagTGCAAATTTTGGCACAATACATTCTCCAGGGTACCATTCCCTCAATAGCCCCATTGGCGCATCACTTAATCCATATCCTCATCCGCGTCCTCGCACTTGACATTCTTGCTCTCAGGCTTGACCTCGTCCTTGACAccctcatcgtcttcatcataaTCCTCGGATTCAGTCTTCTTGGCCGCCTTCTTGGCGGCAGGCTTGCGGGGGGTGCGAGGCGCGCGAGGCTTCTTGGTGACCTTGTCTCCAGACGCAGCAGCAGCGCCCTTGCGAGGAGTAGAAGTAGCAGAGTCACCGCGCCAGCCATGGCGGACTGACATCTGTCGGAAACGTTCTTTGGCGCATTTGGCGTCTTTGAGACTGAGGGTCTCGGCGACGGCGTCCCAGTCGGCATCCGGCTTCTGGGTCATGTTGTCAAAAATGGCTTTGATGAAACGAAGCTCGCCATCAGTGAGGCCAGTGGGGGAACCATCCTCGCCGGAACTCTTTTTGGCAGGCATGATGATTGATAGGCTACGTTTATGTCAGTGCTTGATAATGCGAGTAGGCGTtcgagaagaaaagagatacTGACAGTGATGAATGTTTTCAAGATGTTTATAGTGTATGATTATAAGTTCCCTTAAGATTGGGGACTGCTTGCCGTGTGTTGGTTGAGTAATGGTTGTGTGTTGGCTGCAAATTCGCAAAGAAGTCAGGTTGTGAGGATGGAAAGGTTGGATGGAAGGATGGGGGGAGGAGGGGTTTTATGGTTGGGACCAGCCAAGACGAGTGCCAGAGCTGGAGAGTGGATTTtgagctacctacctagcttGAATCAACAATACAAAACACAGTTTGAGAATCACTATTGTCGGGTATGGTCACAGCAACAATAACAAGCTTGCGGTGCCGGTCACTGGCGAGCAGCTGCATGCACAGGCAACAAGGGCAGATAACTGCAGTGCGAAACGCCCCAAGTATACAGGAAATTACTGTTACTCCTCTGGATCTTGTTTATTATGCGGTGAATAAAACCAACTTGGAGGGCCAGATGAGAAGATTGCGCCCCTAGTAACCAACCACTCATTTCCAAAATCCGGAGGGATGGCACTCCTCAACCATGACCCGCATTCTACTCTTGACACCAAATAAATCACTTGGATCATTTCAAGGGATACCAAATATACTAATGTCTCTCTGGACTTGTCAATTCCGTGTCGGGGGTTTTGTACGGTATTATATCGCTACCCTAGCTGTTACATCCTCAGATGATATACCACTTCCATCCCATCAATCATTCCAGACTTTCCACAACTCTCATAGATCGTAGTAAACAGCCCAGATCTTCATGGTTCTCGGTAGAGTTTTGAGACTACTGAAAGAAAGGATACTCGATGGTGATATCCTCAAGGTTGCCAAAGTGGTGCTCCAAGTTCGGATCCTTCTCGGGAGTCTTCTCCGAGtcgccatcttcatccttgaCAGGAGGCTTGGGcatctcctcatcgtcatcatcgaaAATGTCGAAAGactcctcttcctttttgACCTTTTTGTTTTTCCCCTTGCCTTTGACGGCGCTGCGAGGGGTGGTGGTCTTGGAGACGCGACCGCCAGCTGACTTTCGGGGAGTGGCGGGGGCACGAGGAGCAGCGGTGGTCTCAGTAGAGATACCCAGCTTGCGCTTGACCTGGCCGAAGCGGACCTAAAGATGTTTGTGTCAGTACGTGGTTGTGACGATAGATACGGGTGGATGATGAAGGGCGACGTCATGGCAAGCATGGGAATGATTAGGCTCACCTTGGCGACGTCGGCATTCTTGAATCCAGCCTCGGTAGCGACAGCGGTCCAGTCAACGTCGGCCTTGTTGCGGGTGTGCTTGACAATGCTGAAGAACAGCATAGCCTCGGCGGCAGTGGGCTCTCTCTTGTTATCGGCCATGGTAGCGATGTTCTATAAAGTGTCAGCTTGGAAGGTCGACCTTTCAGAAGGGAGGACCAAGTATTGTTACATTTGTCTTGTGAAAAGAAATCTAGTATTTATTTGTGGTGCGTTGTTgtaagagaagaaggaaaaggaggaGATGTTTGGTGTGGAGGGAAGAGAGTAAATATGCCAAATGGTGAAGGAGTTTAGGCCTAAATCTTAGGGAAGAAGTAAACCGTAACTGCAGAGAAATTATAAGAGCTTGGGTAACTGCAGAGCCAGTGTTTGATCAGGGAGGATTACTGAGGAAACCGGGCGATTCACTGGGCTGGTGCGCAGGCAGCTTTATGATAGTGAGAGCCTGTTTGCGAAATTAAGTATTCTTACTGTATTTCCTATAGGTGCACTGTTTGTGATATTCTTCCCGCCTTTGACTCTCATTTTGAAGTGCTATGGCACTGCTAACTAATATCGCCAACCTGCTGCActataatagatatataagccATGGAGATTACCTAGTCTTTTGAGAAACACATTTGCATACAGTTTTTAATAGAACGcaagttaatataaagatatttctCATCCTATATTACATATAGAAGCGCTCTTGTACAGCTTTCATGGCGACTTGTGAGTTCCAACAAGGCGAATTCCAGTAACTAACATCCTTTTTTTATCGCCCACCTGTGTTCAACCAGCAAGAAAAGTTGATACTTAAATACAGACCAAAATAGAAACCAGAGATGAGTGAGACCATGATAGTAAGGAGACAAGGGGAAGTAGCcatataaaagaaaaggtCATTGTCATTAAGTCGTATGAAAAAAAAGCAATCTACCATAACGCCAATTTTGTACATTAGCAATCCTCTTCCCGCCAGACTCTCTACCTCTATTCGTGTCATTTTGTCCTTCTTTTTCCGAGCGGGTATCAAAAGGATTGATCATTCAGGTCGTCCATCCATTCAGGGTTGCAATCTACAAGGGACAGAGGACCGTTGAAATCAAGAGCGCCAGGGCTCTGAGCGTCAGCGATGGTAGGCTTGTAGGAGGCCAGGTCATATTGAGTGTCGAACGTATGGAGGAAGGGCGATTGTCCCACGACAATGGGATCCTGGGGTGGCTGTTGGCCCATAAGGTTAGGAGCAGAGTTCGTCGAAGGGCCAAACCCGTTCCTCATTCTCAAATCCTCGAGGGAGGTTGGGCTGAAACCAACGCTTTGTTGAGGTATGTCATCACTGAAAGGAGTGAGGAAACGATGGTTGAAATCGTCTCGAGTGTCGGTTACGTAAGGAGATAAGGTCGAGGCAGGAGAAAACTGCGCAAAATATTGGTTCTGCTCCTGTTTGATAAGAGGACTTTGATGAACTTGAGCATAAGAGGCGAGGCTCGATACAGAGTTTGACTTGGCAAGGCTGCGGTTCTTGGGCTTTTGCTCCTTTTTCGACTTTGTTACTCGACTCTTGTCTTCAGCACGACTTCTCTTTTGTGGCTCGTGACCTTTGACAGTATCACGGAAGCGAGTGAACCGCATTCTTGCAGCGTGGCCGTTTGTGATGGGCTCTAGGAGTACGGGATCTGAGGCGACCGCATTCCAGTCGATCTGAGAAGGATGTTAGGAATATGCTTGTGGGGGTGCGCATGGTTAGGCAGATCAACTTACGTCCTTGAGGTTCTTCTGGTTCAACATGGCCAAGAGTAACCGAGCCATGGCGTTCTCGCTGTTGGGAGTCATTATGAATGGTGTAGtgtgaaagaaaagaataatGGAATTGaatagagaataaagaagaagaatagtGGATTGTGGCGAGAACGATGCTGCAAATGCAGGCAGAATGACCAATGTTAGATATAGGTAGATTAAAACATGTGAAGCTTCTCTAGGCAGCTATCGGCTTTTTTAGGCGCCTTAGGTATGAAACGTGACGATATCGAAAAATAAAGCGACTCGAGGATAAGGTTGAAAAAGTTGCAGACTCTGAGTCACAGTCACAACCTGACTCTGTGGGCTCGACGAAATGGTTCGGCGAGGTCGAATCTCAACCGAGGACGAATCGAATGGATGAGAACAGCAGATGCGAATGGTTCAATTGCAGGAACTGAGTACGTTCTTGAATCTCAACAAGATGGACGAGGCCGAAGGGGAACAGCCGAGATCAGGCGTATCAGGAGGAAACCCGTCTCTGGAAGGAGGGTCAACAGGGCCCAACGTAGTCGATTTATATGTGCATGTGAAACGTTTATCTGGATGGTAGTTATAGATGGATATTGAGAACagatgaggaagagatggaaaAGGGAGGCAGCActaagaaagaggaagaggaagaggaagagaggggGATCTGTGTTATATGTACGAATCCGCCATGCAGTATCTGTTTGCTAAGATCCAACTTAAAAGCGATGCCACACACACCTCTTTGCAGTACATCTACAcccatcccatccatccatcccgACTCCTTGTGGGGGAGAGTCCAACAGGCAGATACAGGGGGACCTAGGGTCCATCCCAGTCCAGGCACAGCATGGGTCCCCATAGTCCATTACTGCACTGCAGAGAGCCCTGGGGGAGGGAATGTCTGAGATGAGAGAACATCCATGGAAAGGGAGGTCAATGATGGCGACGATGCTCCATAGTTGCCTGAATTAAAATCTCGTCCTGTCGGATTCCAAGACGATCCTTCCCGTTGATGGAAAATGGGGCGCGACGAGGGGCTGCGGTCGGCGCGAACACCGCGTAAAGTGGTTGCTGACCCCCCGCTAAATTCACTAATTCAGAGTCTAAGACAGCACCCCATAGCCTCCGAGACCCCCTGTCACCGGAGCTAGGGGGTGCTGTAGCCATTACGCTTCAGCGGGTGCCGCAGTTCCAGATTCAATTAATGGATTGTTTCTAGAGTCAAGAAGAGATAAGATCAATCTATCAAGACAGATCAATCGTCTTTGACGATATTGATTTGTTTAGGCTTCATCCCGAGAGACACATAAAGTTCGATATTCACATAAACTCTCTATCCTTCCTTAAAGGGTAATGGACGGATTTCGCAAGCTTAAACAGCCAAGGACAATTCAATCAACCAAAGACAAGATTTCTAAATCAAAGCTTCCGACACATCAAGCTAAAGCAGGCTTTGGACAGGGGTGGAGAGCCCAGGAATGGAGTGAAACCACAAAGTGTGACTCATTTCGCGGGTCACCGACGAATTATCAACGGCACTTGAGGTATACGACATGCAGCTACACAGGGGGAGAAAACTTGAAGCCAACCTGGTTGGGCAGCTTGGCGATCCATGGCGACCATGATGGTTGTTTACATTGCCTCGTGGCATTCTACAGATACATTTTCAATTGGTTGAATGGTTTGAATTGAGCTTAAACTTTGATCATGGTGTGTGGACAAGTTCACAGCGATATAAGTATGGATAGTAATTGAGACGAGACAAGAGGGACTGTGCTGGATTTGTTGGTATTCAGAAATGGCCACCTTACGCCCTGACAATCAAAGAATGAAAGAAATTGCAGCATGCAGCCGATCCGCCGAGGCTTgcttgctttgctttgcccTTTTGGCTATCGACGCTCAGCTGAGGGGTGTAGCCTAGAAAAATGTTGATGGATGGAAGCCGAGACGACAAGGACGAAAAGCAGCAATTCGACAACCACGACAGCTGGAGAAGTCTGGAAAATTCATGTGTATATTTTCATGAGGATAAGAATACAAATATCTTGCGATAAAATGCTTCTACGGTCGCGTACAGCCCTCCATTCAATTGTTGGTCGTTATGGAGGGCATGAGATGAAGTGGGTGGGAGACGCGACGGGCGCGCAGCTGGTGGGACCTTGCTCATCAGGAAATGGGAGCGAAAGCACGTGAGAAAAGGCCCCACTTCATGTCCTCTTTTCTTGTCCCCTCTTTGTCTTTCTCGGACCCCTTGCTTCAAAGTGTGGCGCAACATCGAGTCTTTTGCCACTCCACCAACTCCGTTTTCACTACCGTTTCGCTTACGTAGCTACACCTTCTAGACCGTTTCGAGAGAAGTTCGCTTCCTAACTGTATAACTTGGCTTGCAATGCACATGACGTGAGTGTTGTTTGTGTTTGTATATTGTGATGATTGTTGTGTTCAATAAGCTGCATGTCATCAGATCAAGATTTTCATTTGACTCGATAACTTTTCTAATGGTCTCTCCAACGTCTTTGAGGATGGAACTGAACCTAAACAAAACCTAGATGCTGCTTGTTGTTCAACGGCTTCTCTAGGGATCATGGTCACCTTCCTGCTTAATCGTCAttaaacaaaaacaaatccAACGAGtagaagaaaaagcaaaagctTGAGAGAATGATAGCCTACCCAATTACATCTCGATCTGCACAATGATAAGCTCTACCTCTAATGCATCGGAGCCATCATTCATCCGGATCCGACACCTTAGTACAGTACTTACGTAGTGCCTTCCCTACTTCCCCATGCCAAGAAGGTGCAGAGGGATGGGGAGCTTGGACCAATCTGTTCGGTTCAGAGACGCCTTAACTATTATTACCTTGCCTTAGCAATTTCTCACCCAACTACACTACACTATCAATTTTCCCATTGATCCAGCCATTGCCTTAACAGCCTCTAACCTTCTAAAGTCGCGTCGCCGCCTCAATACCCATCAATTCTTGTCAAGTCGACATTGTCAGTAACTGCTCTTGTCCAGTATGAATAGTAAAAACTGGAATGACAGGGCAGACAAAGACTTGTTCTTTACTATTCTCTCTGTTAAAAACATTGGCGTCATAAGCGGCTCGGAATGGACCACTATTGGTAACCATATGAGAAGCCTGGGCTACGGCTTCACCAATGAAGGCTGTCGGTAAGTCCTCTAAACTTTTGCTCTCATATACTTGCTACTTCGTCAATTACATACAATTCTATCTATCCTGCTCGGTTGAACCACAAACTCTTATCACGTCTTAACATTTGGTGTCGGCCCATCATTCTACGCGTCAAAGTTGACTTATACCCACCCACCCGCTCTTATATCACATA
This Fusarium poae strain DAOMC 252244 chromosome 3, whole genome shotgun sequence DNA region includes the following protein-coding sequences:
- a CDS encoding hypothetical protein (BUSCO:58182at5125) codes for the protein MPAKKSSGEDGSPTGLTDGELRFIKAIFDNMTQKPDADWDAVAETLSLKDAKCAKERFRQMSVRHGWRGDSATSTPRKGAAAASGDKVTKKPRAPRTPRKPAAKKAAKKTESEDYDEDDEGVKDEVKPESKNVKCEDADEDMD
- a CDS encoding hypothetical protein (BUSCO:51046at5125), with translation MTPNSENAMARLLLAMLNQKNLKDIDWNAVASDPVLLEPITNGHAARMRFTRFRDTVKGHEPQKRSRAEDKSRVTKSKKEQKPKNRSLAKSNSVSSLASYAQVHQSPLIKQEQNQYFAQFSPASTLSPYVTDTRDDFNHRFLTPFSDDIPQQSVGFSPTSLEDLRMRNGFGPSTNSAPNLMGQQPPQDPIVVGQSPFLHTFDTQYDLASYKPTIADAQSPGALDFNGPLSLVDCNPEWMDDLNDQSF